A stretch of Aphelocoma coerulescens isolate FSJ_1873_10779 chromosome 1A, UR_Acoe_1.0, whole genome shotgun sequence DNA encodes these proteins:
- the SLC38A4 gene encoding sodium-coupled neutral amino acid transporter 4 — translation MDRMELQKVNIEPDGQSSSGESLEDSYAEPADSEKAAIRSPLASDDAESQKFLTNGYLDKKKLEDYNEEYHRGRTSFGMSSFNLSNAIMGSGILGLSYAMANTGIILFIVLLLSVAVLSLYSVHLLLKISKEGGSLIYEKLGAKAFGWPGKWGVFISVTMQNIGAMSSYLFIIKYELPEVIKAFMKLEENSGEWYLNGNYLVILVTVVIILPLSLLKSLGYLGYTSGFSLTCMVFFVGVVIFKKSQIPCPLPIMDQGIENWTTTNSTGPMYQVMLSNESLGSGVNFMMDNTVGHFPSLEEPKDASPKSGVEYEAHSDNSDKCQPKYFVFNSRTAYAIPILAFAFVCHPEVLPIYSELKDRSRKRMQNVSNVSITGMLIMYLLAALFGYLTFYGEVEDELLHTYTKVYTFDTLLLSVRLAVLVAVTLTVPLVLFPIRSSVSALLFPKRPFSWIRHFLIAAVILAFNNLLVIFVPTIKDIFGFIGASSATMLIFILPAAFYLQIVEKEPLRSPQKIGVLIFLIVGIIFMIVSMTLIVMDWIYNPPSSRRH, via the exons ATGGATCGCATGGAGCTGCAAAAAGTCAACATCGAACCTGATGGCCAGAGCAGCAGTGGGGAAAGCCTCGAAGACAGCTACGCAGAGCCAGCTGATTCAGAAAAGGCTGCAATTAGGAG TCCCCTTGCTAGTGATGATGCAGAAAGTCAAAAGTTCCTTACAAATGGATATCTGGATAAAAAGAAATTGGAAGACTATAATGAAGAATAT CACAGGGGTAGAACTTCCTTTGGAATGTCCTCGTTCAACCTCAGCAATGCCATTATGGGCAGCGGCATCTTAGGGCTCTCCTATGCCATGGCCAACACAGGAATTATCCTTTTCAT AGTTTTGCTGCTCAGCGTAGCAGTATTGTCACTCTACTCGGTCCACCTTTTACTGAAGATATCAAAAGAAGGAG gatcaTTAATATATGAAAAACTGGGAGCAAAGGCATTTGGATGGCCTGGGAAGTGGggtgttttcatttcagtcaCAATGCAGAATATTGGAG caatGTCAAGCTACCTCTTTATTATTAAATACGAACTTCCTGAAGTCATCAAAGCATTTATGAAACTTGAGGAGAATTCTGG AGAATGGTACCTTAATGGGAACTACCTCGTCATACTTGTAACAGTTGTGATTAttcttcccctctcccttcTAAAAAGCTTAG GTTATCTTGGTTATACGAGTGGGTTTTCGCTGACCTGTATGGTTTTCTTTGTTGGTGTG GTAATCTTCAAGAAATCCCAAATACCCTGTCCTCTTCCCATCATGGACCAGGGTATTGAAAACTGGACCACCACCAATAGCACAGGGCCAATGTACCAGGTCATGTTATCAAATGAGTCACTCGGTTCTGGTGTGAATTTCATGATGGACAACACAGTCGGGCACTTTCCGAGCCTTGAGGAGCCAAAAGATGCCTCCCCGAAAAGCGGTGTAGAATACGAAGCACACAGCGACAACAGTGACAAGTGCCAGCCAAAATACTTCGTGTTCAACTCACGG ACTGCCTATGCAATACCCATCCTGGCATTTGCATTCGTATGCCACCCTGAGGTGCTACCAATATACAGTGAACTGAAAGA TCGCTCCCGAAAGCGGATGCAGAATGTCTCAAATGTCTCCATCACTGGCATGCTTATCATGTATCTTCTGGCTGCCCTCTTTGGATACCTTACCTTCTATG GAGAAGTTGAAGATGAGCTCCTTCATACATACACTAAAGTGTACACCTTCGACACCCTCTTGCTGTCGGTtcgcctggcagtgctggtggcTGTAACCCTGACTGTGCCTCTTGTCCTTTTTCCC ATCCGTTCATCTGTCAGTGCATTGCTGTTTCCCAAAAGGCCATTTAGCTGGATAAGACATTTCCTGATTGCAGCAGTAATTTTGGCTTTTAATAATCTGCTTGTAATTTTTGTCCCAACTATTAAAGACATATTTGGATTTATCG GAGCCTCTTCTGCTACAATGTTGATTTTCatcctccctgctgccttctACCTGCAAATTGTTGAGAAGGAACCCCTGAGGTCTCCCCAGAAGATTGGG GTTCTAATTTTCCTCATAGTTGGCATAATCTTCATGATTGTGAGTATGACTCTTATTGTAATGGACTGGATTTACAATCCCCCGAGCTCAAGACGTCATTGA